The Streptomyces sp. SS1-1 genome has a segment encoding these proteins:
- a CDS encoding cation acetate symporter has product MTQDHRALALLLFSVFIAITLAITTWAGRNRRGSAEEFYAGGRLFSPMENGFAIAGDYMSAASFLGISGLIALFGYDGMLYSVGFLVAWLVVLFLVAELVRNCGRFTLADVVAARMRERPVRIAVGTSSVTVSVLYLVAQMVGAGTLVALLLGGDGGAAQAWTVIGVGALMVIYVSFGGMRATTWIQIVKSVLLLGGTIALTVLVLLRFHGDIDRLLLGAAEHSGHGQAFLAPGLRYGGDWTSRFDFISLGLALVLGTAGLPHILSRFYTVPTARAARRSVVWAIGLIGGFYLMTIVLGFGAAAIVGTAEVRASNAAGNTAVPLLALDLGGGADSTGGTVLFAVVAAVAFATILAVVAGITLASSASVAHDLYASLRRRGGKARSEVTVARLAAVGIGVVAIALGLLARDLNVAFLVGLAFAVAASANLPVLLYSLFWRDFTTRGAVWSVYGGLIPAMVLVALSPVVSGGPQSLFPGVDFQYFPLDNPGIVSIPLGFVAGWLGTVTSPEAPDEAKHAETEVRSLTGAGAV; this is encoded by the coding sequence ATGACACAGGATCATCGCGCGCTGGCCCTGCTGCTGTTCAGCGTGTTCATCGCCATCACGCTGGCGATCACCACCTGGGCGGGCCGCAACCGCCGTGGCTCGGCGGAGGAGTTCTACGCCGGCGGCCGGCTCTTCTCGCCGATGGAGAATGGATTCGCCATCGCGGGCGACTACATGTCCGCCGCGTCCTTCCTCGGCATCTCCGGGCTGATCGCCCTGTTCGGCTACGACGGGATGCTGTACTCGGTGGGCTTCCTCGTGGCCTGGCTGGTCGTGCTCTTCCTGGTCGCGGAACTCGTCCGCAACTGCGGGCGGTTCACCCTCGCCGACGTCGTCGCGGCACGCATGCGGGAGCGCCCCGTCCGTATCGCGGTCGGGACGTCCTCGGTCACCGTCTCCGTCCTGTACCTGGTGGCGCAGATGGTGGGCGCCGGCACCCTCGTCGCGTTGCTGCTCGGCGGTGACGGCGGGGCGGCGCAGGCCTGGACCGTCATCGGCGTCGGCGCGCTCATGGTGATCTACGTGTCGTTCGGAGGGATGCGGGCCACCACCTGGATCCAGATCGTCAAGTCGGTCCTGCTGCTCGGCGGCACCATCGCGCTGACGGTCCTCGTCCTGCTCCGCTTCCACGGCGACATCGACCGGCTGCTGCTCGGCGCCGCCGAGCACAGCGGCCACGGGCAGGCGTTCCTGGCGCCCGGCCTCCGGTACGGCGGGGACTGGACGTCCCGGTTCGACTTCATCAGCCTCGGCCTCGCCCTGGTCCTCGGCACCGCCGGGCTGCCGCACATCCTGTCGCGCTTCTACACCGTGCCCACCGCGCGCGCCGCACGCCGCTCGGTGGTCTGGGCGATCGGCCTCATCGGCGGCTTCTACCTGATGACCATCGTCCTCGGCTTCGGCGCCGCCGCGATCGTGGGGACCGCGGAGGTGCGCGCCTCGAACGCCGCCGGCAACACGGCCGTACCGCTGCTCGCCCTCGACCTGGGCGGCGGTGCCGACTCCACCGGCGGCACGGTGCTGTTCGCGGTCGTGGCGGCCGTCGCCTTCGCCACGATCCTCGCCGTCGTCGCCGGCATCACCCTCGCCTCCTCGGCCTCCGTCGCCCACGACCTGTACGCGTCCCTGCGCCGCCGGGGCGGCAAGGCCCGCAGCGAGGTCACCGTCGCCCGCCTCGCCGCCGTGGGCATCGGTGTCGTCGCCATCGCCCTCGGGCTGCTCGCCCGCGACCTGAACGTCGCCTTCCTCGTGGGCCTCGCGTTCGCCGTCGCCGCCTCCGCGAACCTGCCCGTGCTGCTCTACTCCCTGTTCTGGCGCGACTTCACCACCCGGGGCGCCGTCTGGTCCGTGTACGGCGGCCTGATCCCGGCCATGGTGCTCGTCGCCCTGTCACCCGTGGTGTCGGGCGGTCCGCAGTCGCTGTTCCCCGGCGTCGACTTCCAGTACTTCCCGCTGGACAATCCCGGCATCGTCTCGATCCCGCTGGGCTTCGTCGCCGGCTGGCTGGGCACGGTCACCTCGCCCGAGGCCCCCGACGAGGCCAAGCACGCCGAGACGGAGGTCCGGTCGCTGACCGGGGCGGGGGCGGTCTAG
- a CDS encoding response regulator: protein MIEVLVVDDDTRVARVNAAYVEKVPGFHVAGEAHTAAEALRQVTGLPRLDLVLMDHYLPDDTGLAVVREMRRRGHQTDVIMVTAARDVTTVQAAMRLGALQYLVKPFAFAGLRAKLEAYAELRRTLDGGGEAEQAEVDRIFGALSAPSEPHLPKGHSPTTAESVRRALMNASGPLSAQEIAERTGVSRQTAQRYLKLLERTGRARLTLKYGDAGRPEHRYVWATRA from the coding sequence ATGATCGAGGTCCTGGTCGTGGACGACGACACGCGCGTGGCGCGCGTCAACGCCGCCTACGTCGAGAAGGTGCCCGGCTTCCATGTGGCCGGTGAGGCGCACACGGCCGCCGAGGCGCTGCGGCAGGTGACCGGACTGCCGCGCCTCGACCTGGTCCTCATGGATCACTACCTGCCGGACGACACGGGGCTGGCGGTGGTCCGGGAGATGCGCCGGCGCGGCCACCAGACCGACGTGATCATGGTGACGGCGGCCCGGGACGTGACGACCGTACAGGCGGCGATGCGGCTCGGGGCGCTCCAGTACCTGGTGAAGCCGTTCGCCTTCGCGGGACTGCGCGCCAAGCTGGAGGCGTACGCGGAGCTGCGTCGCACCCTCGACGGCGGCGGCGAGGCGGAGCAGGCCGAGGTGGACCGCATCTTCGGTGCGCTGTCCGCGCCGTCGGAGCCGCATCTGCCCAAGGGGCACTCCCCCACCACCGCCGAGTCGGTGCGCCGGGCCCTGATGAACGCCTCGGGGCCGCTGTCGGCCCAGGAGATCGCCGAACGGACTGGGGTGAGCCGGCAGACCGCCCAGCGCTATCTGAAGCTCCTGGAGCGCACCGGGCGGGCCCGCCTGACCCTCAAGTACGGGGACGCGGGCCGCCCTGAGCACCGGTATGTGTGGGCGACCCGCGCCTGA
- a CDS encoding sensor histidine kinase yields MSPASLTRRLRLGLPRRMFAQVLLMQVAIAAGVAVLATGLFLAPLSDQLDDQAMRRALSIAQTTAAQPRIAEDLVRTPATADGPVQREAERIRAATRAEYVVVMDRRGVRWSHPTAREIGRPVSTDPGRALAGHEVMQIDDGTLGRTARGKVPLRDGDGRIVGAVSVGIAYDNVRARLLHAIPGLFAYAGGALAVGALAAWLISRRLQRQTRDLAFSDISALLAEREAMLHGIREGVVALDRTGRIRLLNDEARRLLGLGDEAVGRSLDEALGTGRTADVLAGRVTGTDLLTVRGQRVLVANRMPTDDGGAVATLRDRTELEQLGRELDSTHGLIDALRAQDHEHANRMHTLLGLLELEMYDDAVEYVGEVVGDHRSTAEEVAGKIQDPLLAALLVGKATVAAERGVALRLSERTGLPDRLVDPQGLVTVVGNLVDNAVDAVAGTAHARVEVELRAEGRAATLTVRDTGPGIPVEQRELIFTEGWSTKRRPAHRERGIGLSLVRRLAERQGGTARVGEAAGGGAEFTVVLPEALTGPEPALSTQGDARTGAEEESR; encoded by the coding sequence ATGAGCCCCGCCTCCCTCACCCGTCGCCTGCGCCTGGGTCTGCCCCGGCGCATGTTCGCGCAGGTGCTGCTGATGCAGGTGGCGATCGCCGCGGGCGTGGCGGTGCTGGCCACCGGGCTGTTCCTGGCGCCGCTCAGCGACCAGCTCGACGACCAGGCGATGCGCCGTGCGCTGTCCATCGCCCAGACCACGGCCGCGCAGCCGCGGATCGCCGAGGACCTGGTCCGGACCCCGGCGACGGCCGACGGCCCGGTGCAGCGGGAGGCGGAGCGGATCCGCGCGGCGACCCGGGCCGAGTACGTCGTCGTGATGGACCGGCGGGGCGTGCGCTGGTCCCATCCGACCGCGCGCGAGATCGGGCGGCCGGTCTCGACCGACCCGGGGCGGGCGCTGGCGGGCCACGAGGTCATGCAGATCGACGACGGCACGCTGGGCCGCACCGCGCGCGGCAAGGTGCCGTTGCGCGACGGCGACGGCCGGATCGTCGGCGCGGTCTCGGTCGGCATCGCCTACGACAACGTGCGGGCCAGGCTGCTGCACGCCATCCCGGGGCTGTTCGCGTACGCGGGCGGCGCCCTGGCGGTGGGGGCGCTGGCGGCCTGGCTGATCTCCCGGCGGCTCCAGCGGCAGACCCGTGACCTGGCGTTCTCCGACATCTCGGCGCTGCTGGCGGAGCGCGAGGCGATGCTGCACGGCATCCGGGAGGGCGTCGTCGCGCTGGACCGCACGGGGCGTATCCGCCTCCTCAACGACGAGGCGCGGCGGCTGCTCGGCCTCGGGGACGAGGCTGTCGGCCGCTCCCTCGACGAGGCGCTCGGCACCGGCCGGACCGCCGATGTGCTGGCCGGACGGGTCACCGGCACCGACCTGCTGACCGTGCGCGGACAGCGCGTCCTCGTCGCCAACCGCATGCCCACCGACGACGGCGGCGCCGTCGCCACCCTGCGCGACCGCACGGAGCTGGAACAGCTCGGCCGGGAGCTCGACTCGACCCACGGCCTGATCGACGCCCTGCGCGCCCAGGACCACGAGCACGCCAACCGCATGCACACGCTCCTCGGGCTGCTGGAGCTGGAGATGTACGACGACGCCGTGGAGTACGTCGGGGAGGTCGTCGGTGATCACCGGTCGACCGCGGAGGAGGTCGCCGGGAAGATCCAGGACCCGCTGCTGGCGGCCCTGCTGGTCGGCAAGGCGACCGTGGCGGCCGAACGCGGCGTCGCGCTGCGCCTGTCGGAGCGCACCGGGCTCCCGGACCGGCTGGTCGATCCGCAGGGACTGGTGACCGTCGTGGGGAACCTGGTGGACAACGCCGTGGACGCCGTCGCCGGCACCGCGCACGCGCGCGTGGAGGTCGAACTGCGCGCCGAGGGACGCGCGGCGACCCTGACGGTCCGCGACACCGGGCCGGGAATCCCGGTGGAACAGCGCGAGTTGATCTTCACCGAGGGCTGGTCGACCAAGCGGCGCCCGGCCCATCGGGAGCGCGGGATCGGGCTGTCGCTGGTGCGGCGCCTGGCCGAACGGCAGGGTGGTACGGCCCGGGTGGGCGAGGCCGCCGGGGGCGGCGCCGAGTTCACGGTCGTCCTGCCCGAGGCGCTGACCGGGCCGGAACCGGCTCTCAGTACACAGGGTGACGCGCGCACCGGCGCCGAGGAGGAGTCGCGATGA
- a CDS encoding sucrase ferredoxin, protein MSTCTTVSQDLDEPVAGTAATATTWLLLEQPGPWGAKALTQSHLDPALGRALETAAQGTGVRIALIRRPGRHADSGLPTERRVYAAHTVPGAVWLRTATVRDPRQLLDLDLAALGRGDHRTFDSALGGRAHTGDPLALVCTNGKRDRCCALLGRPLAAELAASGVDGVWEVTHLGGHRFSPTLLVLPYGYAYGRAEADVVRRVLDGVREGRIIGEGCRGNSAWERPGQAAELAVRRTTGETAAEALSVVRTEGAAPRWAVTVAHADGRRWRVDVAQGAAQPPRPEKCGTSVLGSPARMDVLAVREFRMTATALAG, encoded by the coding sequence GTGAGTACGTGCACGACCGTCTCGCAGGACCTCGACGAGCCCGTCGCGGGAACCGCGGCGACCGCGACGACCTGGCTGCTGCTGGAGCAGCCCGGTCCGTGGGGTGCCAAGGCACTCACCCAGAGCCACCTGGATCCCGCGCTCGGCCGCGCGCTGGAGACCGCCGCGCAGGGCACGGGCGTCCGGATCGCGCTGATCCGCCGGCCCGGCCGGCACGCCGACAGCGGACTCCCCACCGAGCGCCGGGTCTACGCCGCCCACACGGTGCCCGGCGCCGTATGGCTGCGCACCGCCACCGTCCGCGACCCGCGTCAGCTGCTCGACCTGGACCTCGCCGCCCTCGGCCGGGGTGATCACCGCACCTTCGACAGCGCGCTCGGCGGCCGGGCCCACACCGGGGACCCGCTGGCGCTGGTGTGCACCAACGGCAAGCGCGACCGCTGCTGCGCCCTGCTCGGCCGGCCACTCGCCGCCGAACTGGCGGCCTCCGGCGTGGACGGCGTCTGGGAGGTCACGCACCTCGGCGGCCACCGTTTCTCACCGACGCTGCTCGTGCTGCCGTACGGCTACGCCTACGGGCGGGCCGAGGCGGATGTGGTGCGCAGGGTCCTGGACGGGGTCAGGGAGGGCCGCATCATCGGCGAGGGCTGCCGGGGCAACTCGGCGTGGGAGCGGCCCGGCCAGGCCGCCGAGCTGGCGGTGCGCAGGACCACCGGGGAGACGGCCGCCGAGGCGCTGAGCGTCGTACGGACGGAGGGCGCCGCTCCGCGCTGGGCGGTGACCGTGGCCCATGCGGACGGGCGGCGCTGGCGGGTCGACGTGGCCCAGGGTGCCGCCCAGCCGCCGCGCCCCGAGAAGTGCGGCACGTCGGTGCTGGGCTCGCCCGCGCGTATGGACGTCCTCGCCGTACGGGAATTCAGGATGACGGCCACGGCGCTCGCGGGCTGA
- a CDS encoding citrate synthase — MRDQEPGPEGRRLTTQEAAELLGVKPETVYAYVSRGHLSSRRVPGGRGSTFDAKEVETLARRNRREGTAGSGSAADLSVRTGLTLIDADRYYFRGVDATELAARHSYEEVAEWLWTGRLRPGVTFTAPAASVAAARRAAGALPEHAGPVDRLRVAAVAAAVADPLRFDLSEEAVLATARSLIPTLVAALGPADPADREEGPLARRLWGRLSGRPADEATLNVLDTALALLVDHDLAASTLAVRVAASARAHAYAAVSAGLGVLEGPLHGAASGLAHRLLVEVLDRGDAGPVIAEELRAGRRIPGLGHRLYTGEDPRARLLFTLLADLPRCEPALAAAHDIVATAARHTPLHANVDLALAVFTASHAMPATAGETIFAVGRTAGWIAHALEEYGERPLRMRPTGQYTGPKPPQPLPQPPSQPLPE, encoded by the coding sequence ATGCGCGATCAAGAACCCGGCCCGGAGGGGCGGCGGCTCACCACCCAGGAGGCCGCCGAACTGCTCGGCGTGAAGCCCGAGACCGTCTACGCGTACGTCAGCCGCGGCCACCTCAGCAGCCGCCGCGTGCCCGGCGGACGGGGCAGCACCTTCGACGCGAAGGAGGTCGAGACGCTCGCCCGGCGCAACAGACGGGAGGGCACGGCCGGTTCGGGTTCCGCCGCCGACCTGTCGGTGCGGACGGGGCTCACGCTCATCGACGCCGACCGCTACTACTTCCGCGGCGTGGACGCGACCGAGCTGGCCGCACGGCACTCCTACGAGGAGGTCGCCGAGTGGCTGTGGACGGGACGGCTGCGCCCCGGCGTGACCTTCACCGCGCCCGCGGCCTCCGTCGCAGCCGCCCGCCGCGCCGCCGGCGCCCTGCCCGAACACGCCGGCCCGGTCGACCGCCTGCGCGTCGCCGCGGTCGCCGCCGCGGTCGCCGACCCCTTGCGCTTCGACCTGTCGGAGGAGGCCGTGCTCGCCACCGCGCGCAGCCTGATCCCGACGCTCGTGGCGGCTCTCGGCCCCGCCGACCCCGCCGACCGCGAGGAGGGCCCGCTGGCCCGCCGGCTGTGGGGACGGCTCAGCGGGCGCCCCGCCGACGAGGCCACGCTGAACGTGCTGGACACGGCGCTCGCCCTCCTCGTCGATCACGACCTGGCCGCCTCGACCCTGGCCGTCCGGGTCGCCGCGTCGGCCCGCGCGCACGCCTACGCGGCCGTCTCCGCGGGTCTCGGCGTCCTCGAGGGCCCGCTGCACGGCGCGGCCAGCGGCCTCGCCCACCGGCTCCTCGTGGAGGTGCTCGACCGCGGCGACGCCGGACCCGTCATCGCGGAGGAACTCCGGGCGGGCCGGCGCATCCCCGGCCTCGGGCACCGGCTCTACACCGGCGAGGACCCCCGGGCGCGGCTGCTGTTCACGCTGCTCGCGGACCTGCCGCGCTGCGAACCCGCCCTCGCCGCCGCCCACGACATCGTCGCGACGGCCGCCCGCCACACCCCGCTGCACGCCAACGTCGACCTGGCGCTGGCCGTGTTCACGGCGTCCCACGCGATGCCCGCGACGGCGGGCGAGACGATCTTCGCGGTGGGACGGACGGCGGGCTGGATCGCCCACGCCCTGGAGGAGTACGGCGAACGACCGCTGCGGATGCGGCCGACGGGGCAGTACACCGGTCCCAAGCCGCCGCAGCCGCTGCCACAACCACCGTCGCAGCCGCTGCCCGAGTAG